The Corallococcus macrosporus genome segment AGCCACCCGGCGCACCGGGTGCCCGTGCTCGCCCAGCATGTCGAAGAGGGCGTTGTGCGAAGGCTCCTGCTCGCGCTCCGGCGTCAGGTTGTACGTGCCGCCCGGCGCCTGGGTGAGCACCAGGTGCGCGGTGGCGCTGGCCACGTAGTCCACCGGCACCGGCAGCCAGTACTTGTCCGGCAGGTCCGGTGACATGCCCAACTGCGCGTTGCCCACCAGCAGCCGGCACAGCATGTCGTCCGCGTTGCCGATGCCCGTGCGGCTGTGGCCCTGGATGAAGCCCGGCCGGTAGATGCTGACGGGCAGGCCGCTGTCGCGCGCGTCCGCGGCGATGCGCTCCGCGACCCACTTGGCCCGCGTGTAGCCGTTCTCGTAGACCATCAGGTCCAGCGAGCGCTCCAGCGCGAAGTCCTCGGCCACCTCCTCCACGCCCAGCAGCGTGCCCACCGCGCCGTGGACGCTGAGCGAGGACACGTGGTGCAGCGGCTTCGCGCGGCCATACGCGCAGAAGGCCAGCACCTGCTGCGTGCCCGCGACGTTGGGCCGCCCGGCGTCCGCGTACGGCAGGATGTAGCTGATGCTCGCGGCCGAGTGCACCACCGCGTCGCACTGGAGCGCGAGCGCGTCATGCACGGACGCCTCCAGGCCCAGCCGCGTCCGGGTGATGTCGCCCGCCACCGCCTGGATGCGCCCGTCGCGCCAGGGCAGGTGCACGCCGTACTTGCGCGCGGTGGCGCGAAGCCGGGCGCCGGCCTCCGCGTCGTCGCGGGCCCGCACGAGGCAGTGGATGCGCTCCACGCGGGGCGCCAGCGCCGCCAGCAGGTGGATGCCCAGGAACCCCGTCGCCCCGGTGAGCAGCAGCGTGCGCGGCGGCTGCGTCACCCGCGCGGGCGTCGCGAGCTGGGGCAGGGCCGTGGAGCGCGCGTCGGTGAGCAGCGTGGCGCGCACGCTCTGGGGGCCGCCTTCCGCCGGGACAGCGCCGGCCTCGCAGAAGGGCAGGAGCAGCTGGGGCGTGGGGTGCGAGTACACGCGGCGCGACGGCAGCGACACGCCGAAGTCCTCCTCCACCCGCGCCAGCACGTGCGCCACGCCCAGCGAGTCGCCGCCCGCCTGGAAGAAGTGCGTGGAGGGCGTGACGGTTCCCGGCGCCGCGCGCAGGCCCCGCTCGAAGGCGCGGCACAGCTTGTCGATTGGCGTGGTGGGAGCCTCGGACGCCGCGGCGCGGGGCTCGGACGCGGTGGTGCCCACCCAGTCCATGGGGGGCGGCAGGGCCTGCCGGTCCACCTTGCCCAGGTGGGGCATGAGCGGCAGGCGCGGCAGCGCCACGAAGCGGTGCGGCACCATGTAGTCCGGCAGCACGACACCCAGGTGCGCGCGCAGCGCGTCCAGGTCCACCGTGTGGCCCTCCTGCACGCTGTGGTAGGCCACCAGCAGGCCCGTCGTCTGGCCCTGCGCGTCCGTGTGCTCGAAGACCGTCACCGCCGCCTGCGCGACGCCGGGATACGCGTACAGCGCCTGCTCGATGGCCTCCAGCTCGATGCGGAAGCCGCGCAGCTTCACCTGTTGATCCATCCGGCCCAGGAAGACGAGCGCCCCGTCCGCGCGGCGCAGGGCCTCGTCTCCGGTGCGGTACCACCGGGCGCCGTCCGCGTCCGTGGGGAAGCGCTCCCGCGTGCGCTCGGGCTGGTTGCGGTAGCCCTCCGCCACGCCCTCGCCGCCAATCCACACCTCGCCCGTCACGCCCTCCGCGGCGTCCTGGCCATCCGGCCCCACCACGCGCAGGCGCACGCCCGGCAGCGCCTGACCGATGGGCACGGGGGACTCGCCGCCCTTCACCCGGTACGCCGTCGCGCAGACCGTCCCCTCCGTGGGGCCGTAGGCGTTGAAGACGCGGCGGCCGGACGCATGCCACCGCTCCGCGAGCGGCGCCGGGCAGCGCTCGCCCGCCATCACCACGCACGCCACGTCCGGCAGCGTGTCCACGTGCGGGCCCAACTGGCCCAGCACCGACGGCGGCAGGCACAGGTGCGTCACGCGCTGCTGGCTCAGGTACTCCGCCATGCGCCGGCCGGGCAGCAGGTCCTCGCGCGAGCCCTGCACCACGGCGCCGCCCGCGAACAGCGTCGGGAACACCTCCCACACGGACGCGTCGAAGTTGATGCTGGCGAACTGGAGGTGCCGCGTGTCCGGCCCCAGGCCCAACAGCGGCGCCACGCCGTGCACCAGGTTCACCAGGCCCCGGAACGTGCACACCACGCCCTTGGGCTCACCGGTGCTGCCCGAGGTGTAGATGAGGTAGGCGGGCCGGTCCGGCGGCGCGTCGATGAAGTCCGGGACCTCTGCGTCCTCCTTGCCGTCCACCACCGCCGCGTCCGCCTCCAGGAAGGGCAGGGGAGAGCCCAGCCATGTCTCGAGCAGCCCCACGGAGACGCGGTGCATGCGCTGGGTGACGACGCCGCGCAGGCCCGCGTCGCGCAGGATGCGCAGGAGCCGCTCGTCGGGGAGGAACGGATCCAACGGCACGTAGGCCGCGCCCGCCATCCAGATGCCCAGGATGGCCGGGATGACCTCCGGCCCGGGCACCACCATCAGCCCCACGCGGTCCCCGGGCTGCACGTTCCACTCGGTGCGCAGCCGCCGAGCCACACGGGAGGCCCGGCGCAGCAGCTCTGGCTGCTTCAGCACCGTGGCTCCGAAGGCGACCTCCGCGGTCGGGGGCAGACGCAGCGTGGACGGACGGGCCATGGTGCATTCCTTGGGATGTAGTGACTCGCGCGACGGGGGGATTTCGCGCGTGAAAAGTCTAAAGACTGGCAGCGCGTGCGCAATACGTGGGAACCACGCGCTGATACATCTCAAGTCTTGATTGCGACACGCCGTTCGGGTCATCCGCGCCCCCGTCTCTCCCGGAGGACGTCCACGTCCGGCGTCTGTCATTCCTGCCTGGATATATCTTTGGAACGCCGCGGGCGCGCGTCGTCACGCCGTTGTGACGATGTCTGCCTTTTTCCCGTGGGGGTGTGCCGCGGGCGCGCGCGCGGTCCGGCCCGGGTGGGTGCAACCTGATCCGTCGGGGTGGGGACACACCCCCTGACGCGCTGGATGATTCAGGCGCGCTGGGCTGTAGTGGAGGACCGGATGCCTTCGCTACGACACGCCTTCCTGCTCAACGCCGTTCGCGAGCTTGGCCGCTCGGTGACGGACATCGCCCGGACGCGAGCCTCCTGGGACGCGTGCATGGAGCGGATCCGCGAGACGTGCACCACGACGCTGGGCATGGAGTACGACACGCTCGCCCGCTTCGACGCGCGCTCCGTCGTCAGCCTCTTCACCCACCCGGAGCAGGCGCGCATCCTCGCCCGGCTGGTGGATGAGCGGGCGCGGCTGTGCGAGGCCCATGGCCGGTACGCGGACGCGCTGGCGGACAGCGTCTACGCGGGCCAGCTCCTCATGTGCTCGCGGGCCCGCTTCGGCCTGCCCCGGGACGCCCGCGCCGCGGACGTCCTGGAGCGCGAGGCCGGGACGCCGTCACCCCTGCCTCCTTTATTAGAGGAGTGACGCGAGGCTTCAGCCGGCCTTCACCTTCAGGACGACCTTGCCCACGGCCTGGCGCGACTCCAGCTCGCGCAGCGCCTGCGCGCCCTCCTCGAAGGGGAAGACGCGGCCCACCACCGGGTTGACGATGCCGCGCGCCGCGAGCGCCTCCAGGTCCTTCGCGATGGCACCCGTCAGCTCCGGCGCCTGCATCAGGAAGGCGCCCCACGCCACGCCCACCACGGTGACGTTGCGCAGGAGCAGCCGGTTCACGGCCACGGACGGAATCTGACCGCTGGCGAAGCCCACCACCAGCAGCCGTCCCTCCGGCGCCAGCACCTTGAGGCTCTTGTCGAAGACGTCTCCGCCCACCGGGTCCAGCACCACGTCCGCGCCCCGGCCGTCCGTGGCCTCGCGCACGCCGGCCTGGAAGTCCTTCAAGAGAAGGACGCTGTCCGCGCCCGCGCGCTTCGCCACCTCCACCTTGCGCGCGTCGCTCACGACCGCCAGCACGCGCGCCCCGGCCCCCTTCGCCACCTGCACGGCCGCGGTGCCCACGCCTCCCGCGGCGCCGTGCACCAGCACCGTCTCGCCCTGGCGCACCTGCCCGCGCCGGTGCAGCGCGAAGTGCGCCGTGTGGTAGTTCATCACCACGCCCGCCGCCTGCTCGAAGCTCCACGCCTCCGGGATGGGGAAGGCCAGCTCCGGCGGCACCACGCAGACCTGCGCGAAGCCGCCCAGCGTGAAGGAGAAGCCCATCACCCGGTCTCCGGCCTTCACCCGCGCCCCCGCCGGCGCGCTGCGCACCACGCCCGCCACCTCCACCCCCGGCACGAAGGGCAGCTCCGGCTTCATCTGGTACTGGCCACGGGTCAGCAGCAGATCCGGGAAGCTCACCCCGGCCGCCACCACATCAATGAGCACCCCGTCCCCGGCCTCCGGCTCCGGGACGTCCACCATCACCAGTCCCTCGGGCCCCGCCAGCCGCTGAAGCTGCAACGCGCGCATGTGTGTCGCCTCCTGGAGGCCGGGACGCTAGCCCGCCCGCCCGGGCCGGAGGGGCCGCCCAGTGTCAGCGGTGACACGGGACCCGCCCGGGTCAGGAATAAATGAGACGGCAATTTCTCCCCGTCGTTCACTCATTGCACGCATCCGCCGACAGGTGCTTCAACCATGAAGTAACCGCCTTACCGGTTTGAAGCATCCACCCCGTTTCAGCCGGGCTGCGTGAGTCCCTCCGTCATTTCAAGCAGTTGCGAGATATTCTCGAAGTCTGAGAAGAGACGTAAAGCTGGAAATCTCGCCTGTACTTGAAAAACGCGCCTCTCTTGTGTCACAGTGTTTTCCTAATCTTTCCCCTTAGGAGGATTGCATGTACGAGAAGCGAGTATTCGGCGCCCTGGGTGCCGCGGCCCTGTCCCTGATGGTTGGCGCTTGCACCGACGGCGCTCCTGCTTCGAACACGGAGGACGCGAACGTCCAGAAGGCTTCCGCCAACCTGGCGGCGGGCCAGAAGGTCATCGCGGCGGACTCCGACGCGGTCCCCACCTTCCTCACCGGTTCCTTTGGTTCCGTCCCCGCGCCCTCGGCCATTCAGGGCATCGCGGCCCAGCAGCAGCTGGCGCCGGTGCTCGCGGGCGTGGCGCCGCTGTTCCGCCTGGACCCGAACGACCTGTTCCTGAAGAAGGCCTACGTCGGCTTCGACGGTGACACCCACTTCCGCTACGGCGTGACCAAGAACGGCATCCTGGTTCAGGGCGCCGAGCTCCGTCTGCACGCGCGCAACGGCTCCGTGTTCGCGGTGAACACGAACGCCCGCGGCGACCTGAAGGCGGATGCCAAGGCCTCCATCGCGGCCGAGGCGGCCCTCGCGGCGGCCATCGGCGACCGCAGCTCCCCGGAGCGCGCGTCCTCCAACGCGGAGCCCCAGCTGGTCTACCGCCGCTCGGGCAACGAGCTGGTCCTGGCCTACGAGGTTCGCGTCCAGGGCGAGCTGAAGGACACCACCCCGGTGGACGACTCCGTGTACGTGAACGCCAAGACGGGCGACGTCTTCGAGCGCGTTCCGCACATCCACTCGGCGAAGAACCGCCAGGTCAACGACATGCAGCACCGCACGAACGTCCCCACGGGCGGCGTGCGCGCCCGGTGGGAGGGTGATGCCGCCCACGCCGACCCGGTCGTGAACAACAACTACGACCACCTGGGCACGGTCTACGACTGCTACCAGAACCTGTTCGGCCGCGACTCCATCAACAACGCGGGCGCGACGCTGAAGAGCTTCGTCCACTACAGCAACAACTACGTCAACGCCTACTGGGACGGCACCCAGATGGTGTACGGCGATGGCGACGGCGTGAACGCCTCCAACCTGGCGAACTCGCTGGACGTGACGGCGCACGAGCTGACGCACGCCGTGACGGAGAACGAGTCCGACCTCATCTACTCCGGTGAGTCCGGCGGCCTGAACGAGTCGCTCTCCGACATCTTCGGCGCGGTCTGCGAGTGGTACAGCAAGGGCAAGGTCATCGACGCCAACACCTGGATCGTCGGTGACGACGTCTGGACCCCGAGCATCCCGGGCGACGGCCTGCGCTACATGGACAACCCCACGAAGGACGGGGACTCGCTCGACTACTACCCGGACTACTCCTCCGGCGTGGACGTGCACTACAGCTCGGGTATCTCCAACTACGCGTTCTACCTGATGTCCCAGGGTGGCACGCACGTGCGCGGCAAGACGACCCAGGTCGTCACCGGCATCGGCTTCGAGAAGGCCGCTCGCGTCTTCTACAAGATCAACGCCGACCTGCTGACCTCGTCCTCCAACTTCGAGGCGGCGAAGACCGCGTCGGAGCAGGCCGCGACGCAGCTGGGCTTCACCGCGGCGGAGATCGCCTCGGTGGGCAACGCCTGGAAGGCCGTGGGCGTGGGCGTGCCCGTGCCTCCTCCGGTGACCACGCCGATCGAGAAGGGCGTGCCCGTGACGGGCATCTCCGGCTCCTCCGGCAGCCGCGCGTACTACTCGGTGACCATCCCCGAGGGCGCCACGGACGTGACCTTCACCATGTCCGGTGGCACGGGTGACGCGGACCTCTACGTCCGCAAGAACAACGCCCCGACGGACTCCCTGTACGACTGCCGTCCGTACAAGTCCGGCAACAGCGAGGTCTGCACGTTCCCGACGTCCGGCGCCAAGGGCATCTGGTACGTGATGATCAAGGGCTTCACGTCCTACGCGAACACCAGCCTCTCCGTGACCTGGAAGGGCGGCTTCGTGGACATCGGCAACGAGACCCGCATCGAGAACCTCTCGGGCGTGCCGGGCTCCGTGCAGACGTTCATCATCGACGTGCCCGAGTTCAAGAAGGACTCCGGCATCAACACCCTGTCCGTCGCCCTGGGCGAGGGTGAGGGCAACGCGGACCTCTACGTCCGCGCCGCCGCCGCCCCGACGCAGTTCGAGTACAACTGCCGTGGTGTGAAGGAGAGCGCGACGGAGAGCTGCATCCTGCGCAACATCCCGGCGGGCAAGTACTACATCAGCGTGGTCGGCGTGCCGAGCCTGGTGGACACCACGGTCAACGGCTACATCAAGACCGTGATGGCGGCCTCCTACAAGGTCCCGTAGTCCCTGAAGGCGCAGGGCGCGGCGAAGCCGCCGCGCTCCGCTCCTGAAAGACCCCGGGCTCCCGCCTCCTCGCGGGACCCGGGGTTCTTTTTTTGCCTCAGTGCGCCGCGCCCGCCGGGCTCGCCGTGCCCTCGGGGGCCAGGCGCATGGACTGCGCGCGGCCGTAGGTGAGCGAGCGCCACAGCCACTCCACCGGGCCGAAGCGGAAGCGCGCCAGCCACCAGTGGCAGAAGGCGAGCTGCGCCGCGAAGAGGACCGCGCAGTAGAGCACCGTGCGCGACGGCGGCGTGTGGCCGATGAGCCCCAGTCCCCAGCCGTCATACAGGCACAGGCCCATCACGGACTGCATGAGGTAGCACGTCAGCGCCATGCGGCCCGCGGGCGTGAACACGCCCAGCACCTTGCGCCAGCGCTCCTTCTGGAAGAGCAGCGCGAAGGCCGCCGCGTAGCCCGTGCCCATGAAGAGGTAGCCCACGTCGCGCGGGGTGCGCAGCCACGCCAGCCAGCCCGGCGGACTGGCCACGCCCCGGTAGACGAGGTTGAGCACCATCACGAGCAGCCCGATGACGCTGCCCACCCCCAGCCCCCAGGCCGCCAGCCGCCGCAGCAGCGGACGGTGGCGCTCCACGTCCTGGATGAGCCCGCGGCGTCCGGCCCAAAGGCCCAGCAGGAAGCGGCCCAGGACGATGGACAGCAGCAGCGGGCGGCTGGGGTTGTTCATCCCCGCCCAGCCGAAGCGCACGTTGGCCCACTGGCTGGTCACCACCGAGTCGCTGGACAGGCCGGCGAGGAACTCCGCGCGGTGCGCCGCCTCCTCGTCCCGCGTGGCCTTCTGGGCGCGCTCCGCCTCCGCCGCGCCGTGGAGCACCGTGGGGAGCACCCGCTGTCCGACGGTGAAGGTGATGGGGAAGGCGAACAGCAGCACCGCCGCCCAGACGAGCACCGCCTTGTCGGAGCGCTTGCGGAACGGCAGCAGCATGAAGCCCACCACCGCGTACGTGGCGAGGATGTCCCCCACCCACACCCCGAACATGTGGACCAGGCCGATGCCGAACAGCACGGCCAGCCGGCGCCGGTACATCGGGACGATGGACGCCCCCTTCGCCTCCGCGCGCGTCATCTGCAGCGCGAAGCCCAGCCCGAAGAGGAAGGTGAAGAGGGTGACGAACTTCTGGTCGACGAGGAGGCCGAAGAGCGAGTTGACCGCGACGTCCAGCGGGGCGGACGCCAGCGCCAGGGCCTCCTCGCGCGGCAGGAGCATGCGGCCGTTGAAGGAGCTCAGGCTGTTGGAGATGAAGACGCCCACCAGCGCGAAGCCGCGCAAGGCGTCCAGGGCGTGGACGCGCTCGGAGCGCTCGGTGGGACCTGCGGAGGGTGTTTCAGACATGCCGGGGACTACACGCTGTCGTCCTCGGCAGCGTCAATCGAGCCCCCCTGCACGGCCAGCAGGCGCTCAGTGCGCGGCGCGCGCCTCGCCAGCGGAGGCCAGGCGCATGGGCTGCGCGCGGCCGTAGGTGAGCGAGCGCCACAGCCACTCCACCGGACCGAAGCGGAAGCGCGCCAGCCACCAGTGGCTCAAGGCGACCTGCGCCGCGAAGACGCCCAGGCACAGCAGCACCGTGCGCGACGGCGGCGTGTGCCCCACGAGCCCCAGCCCCCAGCCGTCATACAGCCAGATGCTCACCACGGACTGCATGAGGTAGAGCGTCAGCGCCATGCGGCCCACGGGCGTGAGCACCCCCAGCACCCTGCGCCAGCGCGCCTTCTGGAAGAGCAGCGCGAAGGCCGCCGCGTAGCCCGTGCCCATGAAGAGGAAGCCCACCTCCCGCAGGGTGCGCATGCCCACCATCCACACCGGCGGGTTGACCCCGCCCAGGGGCCCGCCGCCGGGGACGTTCCGGTACATCAGGTTGAGCACCAGCGACAGGGTGGCGACGGCGCCGCCCACCGCCAGCCCCCACGCCATCACCCGGACGAGCAGCTTGCGGTGGCGCTCCACCTCCTCCAGCACCCGGTGGCGTCCGGCCCACAGGCCCAGCAGGAAGCGGCCCAGGATGATGCACAGCCAGATGGGGCGGCCCGGGTTGGGCAGGTTCTGCCAGGCATAGACGGCGTTGGCCTGCTGCGACGCCACCACCGAGTGGCTGGACAGGCCGGTGAAGAACGCCGTGCGGTGCGCGGCCTCCTCCTCGCGCGTGGCCTTGGCGGAGGCCTCCGCGGCCTCCTTGCCGTGCAGCAGCTCCGGGCCGTAGCGCTGCGCGATGGACAGCGTGAGCGGCAGCACGACGAAGAGCACCGCCACCCAGGTGAGTACTGTCCGGTCCGAGCGCCTGCGGAACAGCAGCAGCGCGAAGCCCACCATCGCGTAGGTGCTGAGGATGTCCCCCACCCACACCCCGAACATGTGGACCGCGCCGATGCCGAACAGCACCAGCAGCCGGCGCCGGTACACCGGCACGATGGACGTGCCCCTTCCTTCCGCGCGCGTCATCTGCAGCGCGAAGCCCATGCCGAAGAGGAGGGAGAAGAGGGTGATGAACTTCTGGTCCACGAAGAAGCCGTAGAGCGAGTTGACCACCGTCTCCAGGGTGGACGCCGTCAGCGCCTTCGCCTGTTCGCGCGGCAGCAGGGAGCGGCCGCTGAACCAGCTCAGGCTGTTGGAGATGAAGACACCCAAGAGCGCGAAGCCGCGCAGGGCGTCCAGCAGGTGCACGCGCTCGGAGGCGTCGACGGGACCGGCGGAGGAGGGCTCGGACATGGGGCGCCACTACACGCCCGCGTGCGCCGCACCGTCAAACGCACGGGGTGTGACGCACGCCGCTTCGCCCGGTGACTCACGACGTCACAGCGGCGGGATGGATTTCTCCGGACCGGGCAGAACCTCGCGCAGGCAGCGCTCCAGTCCGCCGCGGTGGCGCCACTGCATGGGGTAGCCCAGCGACACCTCCTCGAAGCGCACGCCGTCGCGCCACAGCGTGGAGGGCATGTGCAGGTGCCCCGTCACCACCACCTCCGCGCGGTAGCGCGTGTGCCAGTCCTCCGTGAGGCGCGTGCCGCACCAGATGGAGAATCTCGGGATGCGCGGCAGCCGCACGTGCTCGTACCGCAGCGGGTAGTGGTTGATGAGGATGGTGGAGCACCCCGGCGGCAGCCGCTCCAGCCGCGCGCGGGTGCGCTCCACGCGCGCGTGGCACCAGGCCTGACGGGTGGGGTACGGCTCCGGGTGGAGCAGCACCTCGTCCGTGCACATCAGGTCGTCCTCCCAGGCCCACTCCAGCGCCTTGTCCGCGGGCACGGTGTCCGGGCGGAAGGTGTAGTCGTAGCCCAGGAACATGGGGACGACGACGCGGTGGGGCCCCTCGCCCGGCCAGCGCGGATACGGGTCCTCCGGCGTGAGCGCGCCGTAGCGGTGGCACAGGTCCACCATGCGCAGGTAGCGCGCCTCGCCCTTCAGCGGCGGCTGTTCCGAGGGCATGGTCCACAGCTCATGGTTGCCCGGCACCCAGACGACCTGGCGGAAGCGGGCGGTGAGCGTGCGCAGCATCAGCTCCATGTCCGCGAGCGTCTCGCCCACGTCTCCGCCGACGATGAGCCAGTCGTCCGGGCGCGGCTGCAATGCCGCCAGCGCCTCGTGGTTCTCCTTGTGCCGCAGGTGCAGGTCGCTGATGGCGTAGAGCTTCATGGTGTGCGCACGGGAAGCCCTACCTTAACGCGCACGGCCGCGCGCGCCATGGGAACGGCGGGCCGCCAACCCCGCCGTCAACCCAACGACGCCAGCAGCGCCAGCACCTGCTGCGGAGGCGCGGCGCGGTCCATCCAGGTGATGCCCTTCTCCCGCAGCCCGCGCGACGGCGGAAGCGAGGTATGCAGCGCGCAGGCGGCGCGCGGATGCCGGGCGCGCACGCACGTGAGCAGGCACAGGCCGTCACCATCCGGCAGGCCGTATCCGCTCACCACCACGGACGGCGGTGCTTCCCCCATCAGCCGCTCCGCTTCGCGCACGCCCTGGGCGAAGCGCTTGTCGCCGGGCAGGTGACGGGACAGCCGCCGCAGCGCCGCGAGCGCGCGTGGATCCGCGTCCACGAACAGGAAGCTGGGAGGGGGGCTGGAGGGCTCTCGCATGAAGGCAGTGGGTGGTGCGGACAGGCTTGACGCAAGAGGTTGTGTCGCGAAAAGCCTACCCCGGAAGTTCTTGGAAGCCAACCTCTCAAGTCATATCGACATGGGCGAACCCGGTAGGTTAACGACCCCATGGAAAAGACCCTCGCATCCCGGCTCGGAGGTGCGGCCCGCGTCGCCCGCACCCGCCTGAACCTGACCCAGGCGGACGTGGCGGAGCGCATCGGCATCGCGAGTGAAGTCTATGGGCGGCTGGAGCGCGGGCACATGCTGCCCAGCATCCAGACCTTCCGTCGGTTGTGCGTGGTGCTGTCCATCTCCGCGGACGAGGCGCTGGGTCTGAAGCCGTCGCAGGACGTGAAGTGGGCCGCGGAGCCTCCGTCCGACTATGGCGAGTCCGCGGAGCTGCGCCGGCTGTTGCGCCGCGCGAAGCAACTGGACCGGGGCTCCATCCGCATCCTCAGCGTGCTGGCCTCGCAGTTCAAACCGCGCAGCTGAAGACCCGCGGGGGCTCATCCGGCCTCCGCCGCGCCGTCCCAGCGCGACAGCCGCTCCCGCAGCTTCCGGACGGAGGGAAAGCCGTTGAAGAGCACCACCTGCGGGTGATCCTCCAGCACCTGCCGCTCCGCCGACTCCTTCGCCAGCGCGCGGTCCACGCCCAGGAGCAGCCCCGCGTCGGGGCGCGCGCGCAGCTCCGCCAGCCGGCGTGACAGCGGCGCCGCGTGCCACGGGTGGAACAGCTCCAGCGCGACCTCCTGGCCCGTCTTCCGGTGGCGGAAGGTGAGGTCGGGCACGCACAGGCCGGCGGCGCCGGTGTGGCGGGGCAGGGGCGTCAGGTCCAGCGCCCAGGCGTCATCCTCGAAGCCTTGCGCCAGCGCGGCCACCTCCGGCGGCACGTGCCCCAGCGCGGCGGGCAGCGGGGACACCAGCGGATCCTCGTGGGAGAGCTGGAGCGTGGAGCGCTTGCGCGCGTCCTCCAGCACCGCGGAGAGCTCCCAGCGCTCCAGGACGGGGACCACGGAGAGGAAGCTCGCGAGCTGCAGGCCGTACTTCTTCTGCAGGGACAGCATCGCGCCAGGGCCCTCCACCTCCAGGGACCAGTCCTCGCCGTCGCGCCGGACCTCCGCCACCAGCCGGCAGAACTTCAGCCACCGCAGGAGCTTGCGCACGCGCAAGAGCTCCGGCGACCGGGCGCGCAGCGTGAGGCGCCGGGCGTTGAGCAGCGGCCCCTGCGCGAGCGCCAGGTTGTAGCGGTCCAGGAGCCCCTGTGGCGTGAGCGCCTCGCCGTCCCAGCCCAGCAGCTTCCGGTTGCCGGGCAGGTCCGAGTACAGCGCCTCGCGGGTGTCGGGCAGTGGCGCGTCCAAGGCCTCGGTGAGGCGCGCTTCGTAGGCCTCCAGCGTCGTGTCTGGAGAGAGCGTCCGCAGCACCTTCGCGCCCACGAGCAGCGTGCGCCAGCGCGCCTCCGTGGCGCCTTCGCCGGCCTCGTCGAAGAGGAGCCGGTCCAGCAGCAGCTTCACCAGCCCGCGCGCGACCTTGGGGCGGCTGAACGCGCCGGCCTTGAGGCTGAAGGCCTCCTCCACGTCGTCGCGGCTCTGGCCCCGGAAGGCCTCCGCGTCCGCGAGCAGCTCCTTCGCGAGCGCCTGGAGGGACGGGTCGTGC includes the following:
- a CDS encoding DUF418 domain-containing protein — its product is MSEPSSAGPVDASERVHLLDALRGFALLGVFISNSLSWFSGRSLLPREQAKALTASTLETVVNSLYGFFVDQKFITLFSLLFGMGFALQMTRAEGRGTSIVPVYRRRLLVLFGIGAVHMFGVWVGDILSTYAMVGFALLLFRRRSDRTVLTWVAVLFVVLPLTLSIAQRYGPELLHGKEAAEASAKATREEEAAHRTAFFTGLSSHSVVASQQANAVYAWQNLPNPGRPIWLCIILGRFLLGLWAGRHRVLEEVERHRKLLVRVMAWGLAVGGAVATLSLVLNLMYRNVPGGGPLGGVNPPVWMVGMRTLREVGFLFMGTGYAAAFALLFQKARWRRVLGVLTPVGRMALTLYLMQSVVSIWLYDGWGLGLVGHTPPSRTVLLCLGVFAAQVALSHWWLARFRFGPVEWLWRSLTYGRAQPMRLASAGEARAAH
- a CDS encoding metallophosphoesterase family protein, yielding MKLYAISDLHLRHKENHEALAALQPRPDDWLIVGGDVGETLADMELMLRTLTARFRQVVWVPGNHELWTMPSEQPPLKGEARYLRMVDLCHRYGALTPEDPYPRWPGEGPHRVVVPMFLGYDYTFRPDTVPADKALEWAWEDDLMCTDEVLLHPEPYPTRQAWCHARVERTRARLERLPPGCSTILINHYPLRYEHVRLPRIPRFSIWCGTRLTEDWHTRYRAEVVVTGHLHMPSTLWRDGVRFEEVSLGYPMQWRHRGGLERCLREVLPGPEKSIPPL
- a CDS encoding response regulator; the protein is MREPSSPPPSFLFVDADPRALAALRRLSRHLPGDKRFAQGVREAERLMGEAPPSVVVSGYGLPDGDGLCLLTCVRARHPRAACALHTSLPPSRGLREKGITWMDRAAPPQQVLALLASLG
- a CDS encoding helix-turn-helix transcriptional regulator, with the protein product MEKTLASRLGGAARVARTRLNLTQADVAERIGIASEVYGRLERGHMLPSIQTFRRLCVVLSISADEALGLKPSQDVKWAAEPPSDYGESAELRRLLRRAKQLDRGSIRILSVLASQFKPRS
- a CDS encoding DUF790 family protein: MLTRELLASRVREGILRPSFVKTHDPSLQALAKELLADAEAFRGQSRDDVEEAFSLKAGAFSRPKVARGLVKLLLDRLLFDEAGEGATEARWRTLLVGAKVLRTLSPDTTLEAYEARLTEALDAPLPDTREALYSDLPGNRKLLGWDGEALTPQGLLDRYNLALAQGPLLNARRLTLRARSPELLRVRKLLRWLKFCRLVAEVRRDGEDWSLEVEGPGAMLSLQKKYGLQLASFLSVVPVLERWELSAVLEDARKRSTLQLSHEDPLVSPLPAALGHVPPEVAALAQGFEDDAWALDLTPLPRHTGAAGLCVPDLTFRHRKTGQEVALELFHPWHAAPLSRRLAELRARPDAGLLLGVDRALAKESAERQVLEDHPQVVLFNGFPSVRKLRERLSRWDGAAEAG